A single Drosophila miranda strain MSH22 chromosome XR, D.miranda_PacBio2.1, whole genome shotgun sequence DNA region contains:
- the LOC108153067 gene encoding CCR4-NOT transcription complex subunit 7 isoform X1: MKWTMPSAISGAPHGQVHIPSNEECGIRDVWKHNLEEEFRTIRKVVQKYHYVAMDTEFPGVVARPVGEFRSTADYHYQLLRCNVDLLRIIQLGLTFMDDDGKTPPGYSTWQFNFKFNLSEDMYAQDSIDLLQNSGIQFKKHEEDGIDPIEFAELLMSSGIVLVDNIKWLCFHSGYDFGYLLKLLTDQNLPCDEADFFELLHIYFPNIFDIKYLMKSCKNLKGGLQEVADQLELRRVGPQHQAGSDALLTGMAFFKMREMFFEDNIDHAKYSGHLYGLGTSFIVNGNNFHESNGETSSAS, encoded by the exons ATGAAATGG ACAATGCCCTCGGCCATTAGCGGCGCTCCGCACGGCCAAGTGCACATACCCAGCAACGAGGAGTGCGGCATCCGAGACGTGTGGAAACATAACCTGGAGGAGGAGTTTCGCACCATACGCAAGGTCGTGCAGAAATATCATTATGTGGCCATGGACACAGAGTTTCCCGGCGTAGTGGCGCGACCCGTTGGCGAGTTTCGATCCACCGCCGACTATCACTATCAGTTGCTGCGCTGCAATGTGGATCTGCTGAGGATCATTCAGCTGGGTCTGACCTTTATGGACGATGATGGCAAGACGCCTCCAGGATACTCCACATGGCAATTCAATTTCAAGTTCAATCTAAG TGAGGACATGTATGCCCAGGACTCGATCGATTTGCTGCAAAACTCTGGAATACAGTTCAAGAAGCACGAGGAGGACGGCATCGATCCAATTGAATTTGCCGAGTTGCTCATGAGCTCGGGCATTGTGCTGGTAGACAACATCAAATGGCTGTGCTTTCACTCTGGCTACGATTTCGGCTACCTGCTCAAGCTGCTCACTGACCAGAATCTGCCCTGCGACGAGGCTGACTTCTTCGAGCTGCTGCACATCTACTTCCCTAACATCTTTGACATCAAATATCTGATGAAGTCGTGCAAGAATCTAAAGGGAGGCCTTCAGGAAGTGGCCGATCAGCTGGAACTGCGTCGGGTTGGACCCCAACATCAGGCTGGCTCTGATGCCCTGCTCACTGGCATGGCATTCTTCAAAATGCGTGAG ATGTTCTTTGAAGACAATATCGACCATGCCAAGTATTCAGGACATCTGTACGGCCTGGGCACCTCGTTCATCGTGAACGGCAACAACTTCCACGAGAGCAATGGCGAGACGAGCAGTGCCTCATGA
- the LOC108152184 gene encoding PAX-interacting protein 1 — MENLKISDKLFEDVIYFVLGNLDEEIERFLKNGGAQSKLFLSDKITHLICATNYSEEELSMNLELYSVIPVTEQWILHSAKLGRMASTRAFDPSPHQLRLMRGIRAAITNVVASDRRRLYAMLTYHGAVVTHSFGATNTHLVCGAANGGIYNKALALPKNAIIIVTPDWVTDCLKCKGCLASEPYHPRLLKPIEKQRAQKQQQHQQQLQQQQLQQQQQLQQQQQHQQQLHQQQLQQQQQQSAPPSTLSDILGFGEDSAAAKSIASIKSQLQASAEQIQQQHQQLPVPPAQQQVVFVRPQPQLQSQQQQQQMQHQLQQQQQQQGVSQAPPPTHPQQPQQLIIQQQKIIPANLQQQQQNQQQIKNILQQQRQIKSSQQHSQQQQQQIQMMQQHIQQEQQQSPRLPTTPTTGRQTPRTPTTTPPVQSPQQHQQQIVQQQQVVQQQQQVVQQQQQVVQQQQQVVQQQQIVQQQSVPVSPQILHQHLMRQQQILGQQQMHLQQIVQSGQALSAQQQQQQRQIQQQQQQILQQLQQLQMQIQQQQQQQQQQNLQQQQQSPRMVQNRSPVMPPNTPSPSLQQQQHHATSNMLPPQSPRQLQSPAPQMTPPPPPSPQSAQQQQLLRQQQQQQLQQSRQQHMMGSPQQPQPPSMMSPQQQQQQQQQMPFQQPVHQQQRMQLQQQQQLAQQQQQQQQSPQHISAPQSPQISQTPPMQSKQHQHPAVGGQPQHQQQQSFSQQPIDPTDPVQVAQVLSRSALSSNQDSLIMRQQQLKQQQLQQQQQMAPQPQPQPPQQPQHTPSPRQSPLQHQQSQPTTPAIQQQQTSPPMQQQPQQQQQSMAPQQPAPGQQQVITQRHVINTSTAQGQQIIQSHMMNLQQKQQQMLHVQQQQQITQQQQQQLPPQQQPQQQQQLPPQPQPQQQQVQFTQQQQIALGAGGQVRIIQQTIQRPQQQQQVPQQQQQQQQILGQFPQQQQPLQQQQMSQQQTPQQVLGPQQSQTQPQQQQQQQQPPQPMQPQGKTFIISQQHFNQLSVQQQQQILAQNQQNQNVFLVNQPSISQQQQQQQQQQQQQQLVQQQQMLQQQRMQMQPQPQQIVVNQQILSDPQRLQYLQQQQLMQQKQQQQQQQQQQQPQLVGATQQQQIHIQQQQQQQQAPQQQQQILQQKLPIDPQQQQQQQQQQQIMQQVLIKQQQLPQRTPPPQQQQQQQQLLLQQQSPQHHAQMQQSAHWSPQSPASGQMAPTTPGTPTSSVGMQSPLPGGPPTPQQHQQPPQQFAPRGLRPQTSWPGQQHQQPQAPQQQQQLVLPPPQQQQQAPQQQQQIVLQQPQQQKIVLDEKTHAHFMSLDAHKRAEYIAKLNQQNKPRVMLRQQVAYQPRPGTPGVVATRPSGPVPPGHIIVQSQMPPGLTQQQQMLWLQQQGTRQVVVRAGGTPGLSPIPIQQQQQSGVGPPQQQQPPQQPFNPNDPNQQMLLQRQQLRVQQIPIQQQQAPPQMGKQTVQLITGPNGQLIEQQTIVQQQQQPTTPGTPNPQGGVGSSVVAGPPGSGNIMTQTLVMTTAPDGQLQQTPQQMNLKTKTALANMLSNRLGNNGVQPQQQQLIQMADGQTQQQQAPQQQQIVQQVVVTGATQQQQQQLLLQQQQQQQQQQQQQQMVAQQQLAPQQHVETPSAAGALRMMGQQHNAAAVGVAGPPRTQQELLMLQQQQQQQQQQMLQQQQMRRVVGVPQQQQQQVPQQHLVQQQIVVASSPSPQQQQQQMPVGVGGVPVQRPPHGYIQTRPGQPPIPMPQFYGHNPNLKLPVDLFLVGCTFFIVEYDETDSDELPIWLDTIRQFGGDIERVYCPRVTHVICRTQRHGVVMQALRDAKRCVTAYWLSDICLKRQLMPPWQPLHLPFPSQFGYRKPLERYIITSEGFEGEEMVRLQQMAEECGAIYTSYLSKVNTVVVCKQLEGNKFNAAKEWNIPMVNALWLSDVCIGNLSGLSQYDNPKYQQYSLVAPFRIECNLVAHLLTAWKAPINLTQEAHERVKRHLSDPYGNEQKLKRQKMNSFQQEQLPEQIVCLEYPTTTKPPKVIFSQVADAEALKKAVVILGGIVVDSPADATHLVMTRESRTCKLIQSCCHVDYVLKSSWIVESAKAGRFVPTDPYRIQHIPVDENLQFNLDTVLCAPTRSTLFAGRCFHVTPDVFPAREEIIRMIESSGGKVEPKRRSGAAVVESHVQSPDSYIIVTCPTDMHLCADLTRHGNPKCHIVSTEFVMSSILKQQLEIEPNLIPYLYNNNNANSCNNNKS; from the exons ATGGAGAACTTAAAAATAAGTGATAAACTGTTTGAGGATGTGATATATTTCGTGCTTGGAAACCTGGATGAAGAG ATTGAAAGATTCCTGAAAAATGGTGGCGCCCAGTCGAAACTTTTCCTCTCGGACAAGATCACACATCTGATATGTGCCACCAACTACTCAGAGGAGGAGCTGTCGATGAACCTGGAGCTATACAGTGTGATTCCCGTCACCGAGCAATGGATCCTGCACAGTGCAAAACTGGGCCGCATGGCCTCTACCCGCGCCTTCGATCCGAGTCCACATCAGCTGCGTCTGATGCGCGGCATCCGAGCGGCCATCACCAACGTTGTGGCCAGCGATCGGAGGCGCCTTTACGCGATGCTCACATACCACGGTGCCGTTGTCACCCACAGCTTTGGGGCCACTAATACGCATCTGGTATGCGGGGCCGCCAACGGCGGTATCTACAACAAAGCGCTGGCGCTTCCTAAAAATGCCATAATCATTGTGACACCAGACTGGGTGACGGACTGCCTCAAGTGCAAGGGCTGCCTGGCATCGGAGCCGTATCATCCCAGGCTGCTGAAGCCTATTGAAAAACAGCgggcccagaagcagcagcagcatcaacaacaattgcagcagcaacagttgcaacaacaacagcaattgcagcagcagcagcagcatcaacaaCAGTTGCATCAGCAACagttgcaacaacaacaacagcagtcTGCCCCACCATCCACTCTCTCGGACATCTTGGGCTTCGGCGAGGACAGTGCAGCGGCCAAGAGCATAGCCAGCATAAAGTCGCAGCTACAGGCCTCGGCGGAACAAAtccaacagcagcatcagcagctaCCTGTGCCACCCGCCCAGCAACAGGTGGTGTTTGTTCGTCCTCAGCCGCAGCTTCAaagccagcaacagcaacaacaaatgcAACATCagctgcaacaacagcagcagcagcaagggGTTTCTCAAGCGCCTCCTCCAACGCACCCGCAACAGCCACAACAATTGATAATACAACAGCAAAAGATAATCCCCGCCAATcttcagcagcaacaacagaatCAGCAGCAGATCAAGAATATACTGCAGCAGCAAAGACAAATCAAGAGCTCGCAGCAACACTctcagcagcaacaacaacagatcCAAATGATGCAGCAGCATATTCAGCAAGAGCAACAACAGTCGCCCAGACTCCCCACAACCCCCACCACGGGGCGACAAACACCACGCACGCCGACAACAACGCCGCCCGTGCAATCGCCCcaacaacaccagcaacagatagtgcagcagcagcaagtggttcaacagcagcaacaagtggttcaacagcagcaacaagtggttcaacaacaacaacaagtgGTTCAACAACAGCAAATTGTTCAACAACAATCAGTGCCTGTTTCCCCCCAAATCCTACACCAACACTTGATGCGACAACAGCAGATATTGGGCCAGCAACAAATGCACTTGCAGCAAATCGTTCAAAGCGGCCAAGCACTCAgtgcccagcagcagcagcagcagaggcagattcaacagcaacagcaacaaatacTGCAGCAACTACAGCAATTGCAGATGCAAattcaacagcagcaacagcagcaacagcagcaaaatcttcaacagcagcaacagtccCCACGGATGGTACAAAATAGGTCGCCCGTAATGCCACCGAACACGCCCTCTCCTTcgttgcaacagcagcaacatcatgCCACCAGCAACATGCTGCCACCTCAGTCTCCGCGCCAGCTTCAATCGCCAGCACCGCAAATGACTCCTCCGCCACCTCCTTCGCCACAGAGTgcccagcagcaacagctcctgcgacagcagcagcagcaacagctccaACAGAGTCGCCAACAACACATGATGGGCTCCCCGCAGCAGCCACAACCGCCATCGATGATGTCtccgcagcaacagcagcagcaacaacaacaaatgccCTTCCAGCAGCCCGTTCACCAGCAACAACGCATGCaattgcagcagcaacaacaattggcccaacaacaacaacagcagcagcaaagtcCGCAGCACATCTCAGCCCCTCAGAGTCCGCAGATATCGCAGACACCGCCAATGCAAAGcaagcagcatcagcatccgGCAGTGGGGGGACAGCCgcaacaccaacagcagcaatcGTTCTCCCAGCAGCCCATCGATCCAACAGATCCCGTTCAGGTGGCCCAAGTGCTTAGTCGCTCTGCGCTGAGCAGCAATCAGGACTCTTTGATCATGCGTCAGCAGCAGTTGAAGCAACAGCAgttacagcagcagcaacaaatggCACCGCAGCCCCAGCCGCAGCCGCCCCAACAACCCCAACACACGCCATCGCCGCGACAATCGCCCTTGCAGCATCAACAGTCACAGCCAACGACACCCGCGatacagcaacaacaaacatCTCCA CCAATGCAACAGCAaccccaacaacaacaacagtcaATGGCACCGCAACAACCAGCACCTGGACAGCAGCAAGTCATCACGCAACGACATGTAATCAATACATCCACGGCGCAAGGGCAACAAATCATACAGAGCCACATGATGAATCTTcagcagaaacagcagcaaatgTTGCATgttcaacagcaacaacaaataacacagcagcaacagcagcagcttccACCGCAGCAACAacctcagcagcagcagcagcttccaccgcagcctcagccgcaacagcaacaagtTCAGTTcacacaacagcaacagattGCCCTGGGAGCTGGTGGACAGGTACGGATCATTCAGCAAACGATTCAACgaccacagcaacagcagcaagttccccaacagcaacaacagcagcaacagatcCTTGGACAATTTCCGCAACAACAGCAG CCtcttcagcaacaacaaatgtCACAGCAACAGACTCCTCAGCAGGTATTGGGACCGCAGCAGTCACAGACCcaaccgcagcagcagcaacaacaacaacaaccaccacAGCCAATGCAACCTCAGGGAAAAACTTTCATTATCAGCCAGCAGCACTTCAATCAGCTAAgcgtgcagcagcagcaacagattTTGGCGCAAAATCAGCAGAATCAAAATGTGTTCCTTGTCAATCAACCTAGTAtctcgcagcagcaacagcaacaacaacaacaacagcagcagcagcagctcgttcagcagcagcaaatgctgcaacagcagcgcaTGCAAATGCAACCCCAGCCACAACAAATCGTTGTCAACCAACAAATTTTAAGCGATCCGCAGCGCTTACAGTAccttcaacaacaacaattgatgcagcaaaagcaacaacagcagcaacagcaacaacaacaacagccgcaGCTTGTGGGAgcaacacaacaacagcaaataCATAttcagcaacaacaacaacagcagcaggcgccgcaacagcaacaacaaatctTGCAGCAGAAGCTCCCAATCGATccccagcagcaacagcagcagcagcagcagcagcaaatcaTGCAACAAGTACtaataaaacaacaacagctgcCCCAACGAACACCCCCTccgcaacaacagcagcaacaacagcaattgCTGCTGCAACAACAATCACCCCAACACCATGCACAAATGCAGCAATCAGCGCATTGGTCTCCGCAGAGCCCTGCCTCGGGCCAGATGGCACCAACTACACCCGGCACGCCCACCAGCAGTGTTGGAATGCAGTCACCGCTACCCGGCGGACCGCCAACACcccagcagcaccaacagccACCGCAGCAGTTTGCACCACGTGGACTGCGGCCGCAAACATCTTGGCCAGGacagcaacatcagcagccTCAAGCTccgcagcaacaacagcaacttGTGTTGCCGCCaccccaacaacaacaacaggcaccacaacaacagcagcagattgTATTGCAACAGCCGCAACAACAGAAAATAGTTCTGGATGAAAAAACGCATGCACATTTCATGTCTCTGGACGCGCACAAACGAGCCGAGTACATTGCGAAGCTTAATCAGCAGAACAAGCCCAGGGTAATGCTGCGCCAGCAAGTGGCCTATCAGCCACGTCCCGGCACTCCAGGAGTAGTCGCCACGCGACCTTCTGGTCCAGTTCCCCCGGGCCACATAATTGTCCAGAGTCAAATGCCACCGGGACTaacacagcagcaacaaatgcTCTGGCTGCAACAGCAGGGCACACGTCAGGTGGTGGTGCGAGCCGGGGGTACTCCCGGTCTGagtcccattcccattcagcagcagcagcagtcaggCGTCGGACCtccgcaacagcaacagccaccgCAACAGCCCTTCAATCCCAACGACCCTAACCAGCAAATGTTGCTGCAGAGGCAACAGCTTCGGGTCCAGCAGATACccatccagcagcagcaggcgcccCCGCAGATGGGCAAGCAGACGGTTCAACTCATCACCGGACCGAATGGGCAGCTGATTGAGCAGCAAACGATCgtccaacagcagcaacagcctaCCACACCAGGCACACCCAATCCACAGGGTGGTGTTGGCAGTAGCGTTGTCGCAGGTCCCCCCGGAAGCGGGAACATTATGACGCAAACGCTGGTTATGACAACAG CTCCAGATGGACAGCTGCAGCAAACGCCACAGCAAATGAACCTGAAGACAAAGACTGCGTTGGCTAACATGCTAAGTAATCGCCTGGGCAATAATGGTGTGCaaccgcaacagcagcaactgaTCCAAATGGCTGATGGTCagacacagcagcagcaagctccccagcaacagcaaattGTCCAGCAGGTGGTGGTGACTGGGGCaacacaacagcagcaacagcaattgCTGttacagcaacaacagcagcagcagcaacagcagcaacaacaacagatgGTGGCACAGCAGCAATTGGCACCACAGCAGCATGTTGAGACTCCGTCTGCTGCCGGCGCACTCCGGATGATGGGCCAGCAGCATAATGCAGCAGCAGTGGGAGTGGCTGGTCCACCCAGAACCCAACAGGAGTTGCTCATGcttcagcagcaacagcagcagcagcagcaacaaatgcttcagcagcagcaaatgcGGAGAGTGGTTGGCGTtccccagcaacagcagcaacaggttCCGCAGCAGCATCTCGTCCAGCAGCAAATTGTTGTGGCTTCTTCACCCTcgccacaacaacagcaacaacagatgCCCGTGGGAGTGGGCGGCGTGCCGGTGCAGCGTCCACCGCATGGTTATATCCAGACACGCCCCGGACAGCCGCCGATCCCGATGCCGCAGTTCTACGGCCACAATCCGAATCTCAAGCTGCCCGTCGATCTCTTTCTGGTGGGCTGCACCTTCTTTATTGTGGAATACGACGAAACGGACAGTGACGAGCTGCCCATATGGCTGGACACTATTCGACAGTTCGGCGGGGACATTGAACGCGTCTACTGCCCCAGAGTGACGCATGTCATCTGCCGCACCCAGAGACACGGCGTAGTGATGCAGGCTTTACGAGATGCCAAGCGCTGTGTGACCGCCTACTGGCTGAGCGACATTTGCCTGAAGCGACAGCTGATGCCTCCTTGGCAGCCGCTCCATTTGCCCTTCCCCAGTCAGTTTGGCTATCGCAAGCCGCTGGAGCGGTACATCATCACCTCTGAGGGATTCGAGGGCGAGGAGATGGTGAGACTGCAGCAGATGGCTGAGGAGTGCGGGGCCATCTACACCTCGTACCTCTCCAAGGTGAACACTGTGGTCGTTTGCAAGCAGCTCGAAGGCAATAAGTTCAATGCGGCCAAGGAGTGGAACATTCCCATGGTCAATGCCCTGTGGCTCAGTGATGTCTGCATCGGCAATCTGAGTGGCCTCTCCCAGTACGACAATCCAAAGTACCAGCAGTACAGTCTCGTGGCTCCGTTTCGCATCGAATGCAACTTGGTTGCCCATCTGCTAA CTGCCTGGAAGGCGCCCATCAATTTAACTCAGGAGGCTCACGAGCGCGTTAAGCGTCATTTATCCGATCCCTATGGCAATGAACAGAAACTGAAGCGCCAGAAGATGAACTCTttccagcaggagcagctgccCGAACAGATTGTCTGCCTAGAATACCCCACAACCACCAAGCCCCCGAAGGTGATATTCTCTCAGGTCGCTGATGCTGAAGCCCTCAAAAAGGCTGTGGT AATCTTGGGTGGAATTGTTGTGGACAGCCCTGCAGATGCCACTCACCTGGTGATGACACGCGAGAGTCGCACCTGCAAACTGATTCAGTCCTGCTGCCATGTGGACTATGTGCTAAAGTCGAGTTGGATCGTGGAGAGCGCCAAGGCGGGTCGATTTGTGCCAACCGATCCGTATCGTATACAGCACATACCAGTCGACGAGAACCTACAGTTCAATCTGGACACGGTTTTGTGTGCCCCCACGCGCTCCACGCTGTTCGCTGGCAGATGTTTCCATGTGACGCCGGATGTGTTTCCGGCCCGCGAAGAAATCATTCGCATGATTGAATCGTCTGGTGGAAAGGTGGAACCAAAGCGACGCAGCGGTGCTGCTGTAGTTGAATCCCATGTTCAGTCGCCCGACTCGTACATCATTGTTACCTGCCCCACGGACATGCATCTGTGCGCGGATTTGACGAGGCACGGCAACCCCAAATGTCACATTGTCTCCACCGAGTTCGTGATGAGCTCAATTCTGAAACAGCAGCTGGAAATCGAGCCCAATCTGATACCTTACTTGTACAATAACAACAATGCCAACAGCTGTAACAACAACAAGTCCTAG
- the LOC108153067 gene encoding CCR4-NOT transcription complex subunit 7 isoform X3 — translation MKWTMPSAISGAPHGQVHIPSNEECGIRDVWKHNLEEEFRTIRKVVQKYHYVAMDTEFPGVVARPVGEFRSTADYHYQLLRCNVDLLRIIQLGLTFMDDDGKTPPGYSTWQFNFKFNLSEDMYAQDSIDLLQNSGIQFKKHEEDGIDPIEFAELLMSSGIVLVDNIKWLCFHSGYDFGYLLKLLTDQNLPCDEADFFELLHIYFPNIFDIKYLMKSCKNLKGGLQEVADQLELRRVGPQHQAGSDALLTGMAFFKMREIYLGVNFEKMHFLYTHYGVGFSL, via the exons ATGAAATGG ACAATGCCCTCGGCCATTAGCGGCGCTCCGCACGGCCAAGTGCACATACCCAGCAACGAGGAGTGCGGCATCCGAGACGTGTGGAAACATAACCTGGAGGAGGAGTTTCGCACCATACGCAAGGTCGTGCAGAAATATCATTATGTGGCCATGGACACAGAGTTTCCCGGCGTAGTGGCGCGACCCGTTGGCGAGTTTCGATCCACCGCCGACTATCACTATCAGTTGCTGCGCTGCAATGTGGATCTGCTGAGGATCATTCAGCTGGGTCTGACCTTTATGGACGATGATGGCAAGACGCCTCCAGGATACTCCACATGGCAATTCAATTTCAAGTTCAATCTAAG TGAGGACATGTATGCCCAGGACTCGATCGATTTGCTGCAAAACTCTGGAATACAGTTCAAGAAGCACGAGGAGGACGGCATCGATCCAATTGAATTTGCCGAGTTGCTCATGAGCTCGGGCATTGTGCTGGTAGACAACATCAAATGGCTGTGCTTTCACTCTGGCTACGATTTCGGCTACCTGCTCAAGCTGCTCACTGACCAGAATCTGCCCTGCGACGAGGCTGACTTCTTCGAGCTGCTGCACATCTACTTCCCTAACATCTTTGACATCAAATATCTGATGAAGTCGTGCAAGAATCTAAAGGGAGGCCTTCAGGAAGTGGCCGATCAGCTGGAACTGCGTCGGGTTGGACCCCAACATCAGGCTGGCTCTGATGCCCTGCTCACTGGCATGGCATTCTTCAAAATGCGTGAG ATCTATCTTGGCGTAAATTTCGAAAAAATGCATTTTTTGTATACTCATTACGGCGTTGGCTTTAGTCTTTAA
- the LOC108153067 gene encoding CCR4-NOT transcription complex subunit 7 isoform X2, whose product MPSAISGAPHGQVHIPSNEECGIRDVWKHNLEEEFRTIRKVVQKYHYVAMDTEFPGVVARPVGEFRSTADYHYQLLRCNVDLLRIIQLGLTFMDDDGKTPPGYSTWQFNFKFNLSEDMYAQDSIDLLQNSGIQFKKHEEDGIDPIEFAELLMSSGIVLVDNIKWLCFHSGYDFGYLLKLLTDQNLPCDEADFFELLHIYFPNIFDIKYLMKSCKNLKGGLQEVADQLELRRVGPQHQAGSDALLTGMAFFKMREMFFEDNIDHAKYSGHLYGLGTSFIVNGNNFHESNGETSSAS is encoded by the exons ATGCCCTCGGCCATTAGCGGCGCTCCGCACGGCCAAGTGCACATACCCAGCAACGAGGAGTGCGGCATCCGAGACGTGTGGAAACATAACCTGGAGGAGGAGTTTCGCACCATACGCAAGGTCGTGCAGAAATATCATTATGTGGCCATGGACACAGAGTTTCCCGGCGTAGTGGCGCGACCCGTTGGCGAGTTTCGATCCACCGCCGACTATCACTATCAGTTGCTGCGCTGCAATGTGGATCTGCTGAGGATCATTCAGCTGGGTCTGACCTTTATGGACGATGATGGCAAGACGCCTCCAGGATACTCCACATGGCAATTCAATTTCAAGTTCAATCTAAG TGAGGACATGTATGCCCAGGACTCGATCGATTTGCTGCAAAACTCTGGAATACAGTTCAAGAAGCACGAGGAGGACGGCATCGATCCAATTGAATTTGCCGAGTTGCTCATGAGCTCGGGCATTGTGCTGGTAGACAACATCAAATGGCTGTGCTTTCACTCTGGCTACGATTTCGGCTACCTGCTCAAGCTGCTCACTGACCAGAATCTGCCCTGCGACGAGGCTGACTTCTTCGAGCTGCTGCACATCTACTTCCCTAACATCTTTGACATCAAATATCTGATGAAGTCGTGCAAGAATCTAAAGGGAGGCCTTCAGGAAGTGGCCGATCAGCTGGAACTGCGTCGGGTTGGACCCCAACATCAGGCTGGCTCTGATGCCCTGCTCACTGGCATGGCATTCTTCAAAATGCGTGAG ATGTTCTTTGAAGACAATATCGACCATGCCAAGTATTCAGGACATCTGTACGGCCTGGGCACCTCGTTCATCGTGAACGGCAACAACTTCCACGAGAGCAATGGCGAGACGAGCAGTGCCTCATGA